The proteins below come from a single Saccharopolyspora sp. SCSIO 74807 genomic window:
- a CDS encoding PH domain-containing protein — MSWQKLDGRIVAALAILVLAPIVPTIAVMLIAGAGADAVRNVAQVYSAIAALLVLSRALEWYATSYRITDERVELRSGVVSRNHRSLPRERIRSVDLTADPVHRLLGLAVVKIGTGAQGADEFKLDAVARGEADRIRTDLLPSTSDGQDAPLARLNPAWLLYSAVTLSMMLAVWGAIASAFGSLSDVLQKFGLYGEIGELFRSVPLWAGIGVPVAAVLLTGVLGAFLLSLELWWDFTLTREDSGTLRVRRGLLTRRSISLEEQRLRGVEVAEPLLLRWTGGARTNAIATGLSEQADGKNQPDAKTLLPPAPRAQAMRVAAAVLREPESGEPEFPSTGEFRPHPRAALRRRLTWGSLSAAPFAAFVITAAALGWIPWWLAVVVAALSVAVAAAFAVDAYRNLGHRLHGRFLLARRGSGLRRTVALQRSGIIGWRFEQSLFQRRAGLLDVVATTAAGTGRCTVPDVAAGAGLEFAEQTVPGLVAPFLEPSHPED; from the coding sequence ATGAGCTGGCAGAAGCTGGACGGCCGGATCGTGGCCGCGCTGGCCATCCTGGTGCTGGCGCCGATCGTGCCGACCATCGCGGTGATGCTGATCGCCGGAGCGGGAGCGGACGCGGTGCGCAACGTCGCCCAGGTGTATTCGGCGATCGCGGCGCTGCTGGTGCTGTCCCGGGCGCTCGAGTGGTACGCGACCAGCTACCGGATCACCGACGAGCGGGTCGAACTGCGCAGCGGAGTGGTTTCGCGCAACCACCGCTCGCTGCCGCGCGAGCGCATCCGCAGCGTGGACCTGACCGCCGATCCGGTGCACCGCCTGCTCGGGCTCGCCGTGGTCAAGATCGGCACCGGGGCGCAAGGAGCGGACGAGTTCAAGCTGGACGCGGTCGCGCGCGGCGAAGCCGACCGGATCCGCACCGACCTACTTCCGTCCACTTCGGACGGTCAGGATGCTCCGCTGGCGCGGCTGAATCCCGCCTGGCTGCTGTATTCCGCGGTGACGCTGTCGATGATGCTGGCGGTGTGGGGCGCGATCGCCTCCGCGTTCGGTTCGCTCTCGGACGTGTTGCAGAAGTTCGGGCTGTACGGGGAAATCGGCGAGCTGTTCCGGTCGGTGCCGCTGTGGGCGGGCATCGGGGTGCCGGTCGCGGCGGTGCTGCTGACCGGTGTGCTCGGGGCTTTCCTGCTGTCGCTGGAGCTCTGGTGGGACTTCACGCTCACCCGGGAGGACTCCGGCACGCTGCGGGTGCGGCGCGGGTTGCTGACCCGGCGCTCGATTTCCCTTGAGGAGCAACGACTTCGCGGCGTGGAGGTCGCCGAGCCGCTGCTGCTGCGCTGGACCGGCGGCGCGCGCACGAACGCGATCGCCACCGGGCTCAGCGAGCAGGCCGACGGCAAGAACCAGCCGGACGCGAAGACGCTGCTGCCACCGGCACCTCGCGCGCAGGCCATGCGAGTGGCCGCGGCGGTGCTGCGGGAACCGGAATCGGGGGAACCGGAATTCCCCTCCACCGGCGAGTTCCGCCCGCATCCGCGTGCCGCGCTGCGGCGGCGGCTCACCTGGGGATCGCTCAGCGCCGCACCGTTCGCAGCCTTCGTGATCACCGCCGCCGCGCTCGGCTGGATCCCCTGGTGGCTAGCGGTAGTGGTGGCCGCGCTGAGCGTCGCGGTCGCGGCCGCGTTCGCCGTCGACGCCTACCGCAACCTCGGGCACCGGCTGCACGGTCGGTTTCTACTGGCGCGGCGGGGAAGCGGGCTGCGGAGAACGGTGGCGCTGCAGCGCAGCGGGATCATCGGCTGGCGCTTCGAGCAGTCGTTGTTCCAGCGCCGCGCCGGACTGCTGGACGTCGTCGCCACGACCGCGGCCGGGACGGGCCGCTGCACGGTGCCGGACGTGGCGGCAGGAGCGGGTCTGGAGTTCGCCGAGCAGACCGTTCCGGGACTGGTCGCCCCGTTCCTCGAACCCAGCCACCCGGAGGATTAA
- a CDS encoding PH domain-containing protein produces MSTAEEGGVRLRPPRNPVDRRSIGWWTVQALVVAVPLLGALGVLAALIAPARPWLLLGLAVVAVVALPYVVVRPQWSYRVHRWETTDEAVYTAAGWLRQEWRIAPMSRIQTVDTVRGPVQRLFGLSSVTVTTASAAGPLRIDALDQHVAAELVTRLTTKTQAARGDAT; encoded by the coding sequence GTGTCCACAGCGGAGGAAGGCGGGGTGCGGCTGCGCCCGCCCCGCAACCCGGTCGACCGCCGCTCCATCGGCTGGTGGACGGTGCAAGCCTTGGTCGTGGCCGTGCCGCTGCTCGGCGCGCTCGGCGTGCTGGCGGCCCTGATCGCTCCGGCCAGGCCGTGGCTGCTGCTCGGGCTCGCTGTCGTCGCAGTTGTCGCACTGCCGTACGTGGTGGTGCGACCGCAGTGGAGTTACCGGGTGCACCGCTGGGAAACCACCGACGAAGCCGTCTACACCGCGGCGGGCTGGCTGCGCCAGGAGTGGCGGATCGCGCCGATGTCGCGGATCCAGACCGTGGACACCGTGCGCGGGCCGGTGCAGCGCCTGTTCGGGCTCTCCAGCGTCACCGTGACCACCGCATCCGCGGCCGGGCCGTTGCGCATCGACGCGCTCGACCAGCACGTTGCCGCCGAGCTGGTCACCCGGCTCACCACGAAGACCCAGGCCGCGCGAGGAGACGCGACATGA
- a CDS encoding glycosyltransferase family 39 protein, which yields MQAVLAPERSAPPGRPSLAWRPVLLIAAVFTALHAIASAFGGYWLDEAYMLAIGRYHLDFGYVDQPPMAPLLAGALEWLAPGVQLLPRVVMTLISATGVLLAGMLAREFGGDRRAQLLTALAFATGTWTALTAHWLTPYAMEVPLWMVLTWLLVRWLRLDAEDRADDRLLLAMGAVIGVTMQTKFQIALLCAALLGCVLVFGPRRLLRRPMFWAGVGIALIIAAPTLIWQAAHGWPQLAMGQVVTEETPSLSNGRRGMAVGGIVSAGVLGVPLLLCGIGRMLFGKDMRPYRFIAAAFLVQYVFYVVTSGRPYYLIGMYGVLVAAGAVGLQRRREAKAAHSSRNWSWARNWSWVRWPVGVAAVLTAGGMVWLSTVAMGDPAKPLDRTITEYTAAEYRALPAGVRERTALVTGSYVPAAMLDAHSAESGLPLARSAHRGYGFFGPPGPQADNILLVGKEVDEWRPLFAQTRLVRGGDIPVWLLTGREQPWPQVWEQVRSLA from the coding sequence ATGCAAGCAGTGCTCGCACCGGAGAGGTCGGCGCCGCCCGGCCGACCGTCGCTCGCGTGGCGGCCGGTCCTGCTGATCGCCGCGGTGTTCACGGCCTTGCACGCGATCGCGAGCGCGTTCGGCGGCTACTGGCTCGACGAGGCTTACATGCTCGCGATCGGCCGGTACCACCTGGACTTCGGCTACGTCGACCAGCCGCCGATGGCTCCGCTGCTGGCCGGGGCGTTGGAGTGGCTGGCGCCGGGCGTGCAGCTGTTGCCGCGGGTGGTGATGACGCTGATCTCGGCCACCGGTGTGCTGCTGGCCGGGATGCTGGCGCGCGAGTTCGGCGGTGATCGGCGGGCTCAGCTGCTCACCGCGCTGGCCTTCGCCACCGGGACCTGGACCGCGCTCACCGCGCACTGGCTCACGCCCTACGCCATGGAAGTTCCATTGTGGATGGTGCTGACGTGGTTGCTGGTGCGCTGGCTGCGGCTGGACGCCGAGGACCGCGCCGACGATCGGCTGCTGCTCGCCATGGGCGCGGTGATCGGCGTGACGATGCAGACGAAGTTCCAGATCGCCCTGCTGTGCGCGGCATTGCTGGGCTGCGTGCTGGTGTTCGGACCGCGGCGGCTGCTGCGGCGGCCGATGTTCTGGGCCGGAGTCGGGATCGCGCTGATCATCGCGGCACCGACGCTGATCTGGCAGGCGGCGCACGGGTGGCCGCAGCTGGCGATGGGCCAGGTCGTCACCGAGGAGACGCCTTCGCTGAGCAACGGCAGGCGAGGGATGGCCGTCGGAGGAATCGTCTCCGCCGGTGTGCTCGGCGTGCCGCTGCTGCTCTGCGGCATCGGGCGGATGTTGTTCGGCAAGGACATGCGGCCTTACCGGTTCATCGCGGCCGCTTTCCTCGTGCAGTACGTGTTCTACGTCGTCACCAGCGGGCGGCCGTACTACCTGATCGGCATGTACGGAGTCCTCGTGGCGGCCGGAGCGGTCGGCCTGCAACGGCGACGCGAGGCGAAGGCCGCGCACTCGTCCCGGAACTGGAGCTGGGCCCGGAACTGGAGCTGGGTGCGCTGGCCGGTCGGCGTGGCCGCCGTGCTCACCGCGGGCGGGATGGTCTGGCTGTCCACGGTCGCCATGGGAGATCCCGCCAAACCACTGGACCGCACCATCACCGAGTACACCGCGGCCGAGTACCGAGCGCTTCCCGCCGGGGTCCGGGAACGGACCGCACTGGTCACCGGCAGCTACGTGCCCGCTGCGATGCTCGACGCGCACTCCGCCGAGTCCGGCCTGCCGCTGGCGCGCAGCGCGCACCGCGGCTACGGGTTCTTCGGGCCTCCCGGGCCGCAGGCGGACAACATCCTGCTGGTAGGCAAGGAGGTCGACGAGTGGCGGCCGCTGTTCGCGCAGACGCGGCTGGTCCGCGGCGGCGACATCCCGGTGTGGCTGCTCACCGGCCGCGAACAACCCTGGCCGCAAGTCTGGGAACAGGTGCGAAGCCTTGCCTGA
- a CDS encoding sensor histidine kinase, producing the protein MRRPIWRYLWDSPRAAVFDVALVAVLLPLGPILASFYPPDLPPQDYSWMGGRWVAQLLMHLFTVSLLVRRRFPFALLCAGAAAMLLHAATFSAGIGAFLPMNQRTDPWMPGVLPFVLYAFAAYETGRKRQITGWVLVGVVVLTALRLWTNPDSETMSNAFWITAFPPVLGAWIAARRKLVTALRDRAERAEREQELLAEQARADERAKMAAEMHDVVTHRVSLMVLQAGALGVTAQDEPTRSAAEELRSGGCQALDELRDFIGVLRSGGEDSPDESERSALPDLSGLIAETEAVGIPVRLTEQGGTAGVAPLVSRTAYRVVQEALTNVHKHAPDSEVDVGVVYDGERVLLTVRNTPPAGDHELAGSGSGAGLQGLGQRVELVGGTFRAGPLPDGGFEVSAILPAYVPTAEAGSDG; encoded by the coding sequence GTGCGACGTCCGATCTGGCGGTACCTGTGGGATTCGCCGCGTGCAGCGGTGTTCGACGTGGCGCTGGTCGCGGTCCTGCTGCCGCTCGGCCCGATCCTGGCGAGCTTCTACCCGCCGGATCTGCCGCCGCAGGACTACAGCTGGATGGGCGGGCGCTGGGTCGCCCAGCTGCTGATGCACCTGTTCACCGTGAGCTTGCTGGTGCGGCGGCGATTCCCGTTCGCGCTGCTGTGCGCGGGCGCGGCGGCGATGCTGCTGCACGCCGCGACCTTTTCCGCGGGCATCGGCGCGTTCCTGCCGATGAACCAGCGCACCGACCCGTGGATGCCGGGTGTGCTCCCGTTCGTGCTCTACGCGTTCGCCGCCTACGAAACCGGCCGGAAGCGGCAGATCACCGGTTGGGTGCTGGTCGGTGTCGTCGTGCTCACCGCGCTGCGGCTGTGGACGAATCCGGACAGCGAGACGATGAGCAATGCTTTCTGGATCACCGCGTTCCCGCCGGTGCTGGGCGCGTGGATCGCGGCGCGGCGCAAGCTGGTCACCGCGTTGCGGGACCGCGCGGAACGCGCCGAGCGCGAACAGGAGCTGCTCGCCGAGCAGGCCCGCGCGGACGAGCGGGCGAAGATGGCCGCCGAGATGCACGACGTGGTCACGCACCGGGTGAGCTTGATGGTGCTGCAGGCCGGCGCGCTCGGCGTCACCGCGCAGGACGAGCCGACCCGCTCCGCCGCCGAGGAACTGCGCTCCGGCGGCTGCCAGGCATTGGACGAGTTGCGCGACTTCATCGGCGTGCTGCGCTCCGGCGGCGAGGACTCGCCGGACGAGTCGGAGCGCTCCGCGTTGCCGGACCTGTCCGGGCTGATCGCCGAGACCGAGGCGGTGGGCATCCCGGTGCGGCTGACCGAGCAGGGCGGAACCGCGGGAGTCGCGCCGCTGGTCAGCCGCACCGCCTATCGCGTGGTGCAGGAGGCGTTGACGAACGTGCACAAGCACGCGCCCGATTCCGAGGTCGACGTCGGCGTGGTCTACGACGGCGAACGGGTGCTGCTGACCGTGCGGAACACTCCACCGGCCGGCGACCACGAGCTGGCGGGCAGCGGTTCCGGCGCGGGCTTGCAAGGGCTGGGGCAGCGGGTGGAACTCGTCGGCGGCACCTTCCGGGCCGGTCCGCTGCCGGACGGGGGTTTCGAGGTCAGTGCCATACTCCCTGCGTACGTGCCCACTGCCGAAGCCGGCTCGGACGGCTAG
- a CDS encoding response regulator transcription factor yields the protein MSEPVRVVVVDDEPMVCAHLRTILGSAPDIEVVDDAQDGAAAVESVVRHRPRVVLMDLRMPGVDGLTATERISRLPDPPAVVALTTFDADQYVLRALRAGASGFLVKSTPPEDLLGLVRVAADGHTVLSPQAAQRLVAASSGEQGARQRALRLVRELTEREVEVLTGLGEGLSNAQIGQRLHLSEATVKGYVSRMLVKLDCGNRVQAGLLAYEAGLIAR from the coding sequence GTGAGCGAGCCCGTCCGCGTGGTCGTGGTCGACGACGAGCCGATGGTGTGCGCGCACCTGCGCACGATCCTCGGTTCCGCCCCGGACATCGAAGTCGTCGACGACGCGCAGGACGGCGCGGCCGCCGTGGAATCAGTGGTGCGGCACCGGCCGCGGGTGGTGCTGATGGACCTGCGGATGCCCGGGGTGGACGGGCTCACCGCCACCGAGCGGATCAGCCGGCTGCCCGACCCGCCCGCCGTGGTCGCGCTGACCACGTTCGACGCGGACCAGTACGTGTTGCGCGCGTTGCGGGCCGGTGCCTCGGGATTCCTGGTCAAGTCCACGCCGCCGGAGGATCTGCTCGGCTTGGTGCGGGTCGCTGCGGACGGGCACACCGTGCTCTCACCGCAGGCCGCGCAGCGGCTGGTGGCCGCGTCCTCCGGCGAGCAGGGTGCCCGGCAGCGGGCGCTGCGGCTGGTGCGGGAGCTGACCGAGCGGGAGGTGGAGGTGCTCACCGGTCTCGGCGAAGGCCTGTCGAACGCGCAGATCGGGCAGCGGCTGCACCTGTCCGAGGCGACGGTGAAGGGCTACGTCTCGCGGATGCTGGTCAAGCTCGACTGCGGCAACCGCGTGCAGGCCGGGCTGCTGGCTTACGAGGCGGGGCTCATCGCACGCTGA
- a CDS encoding type IV toxin-antitoxin system AbiEi family antitoxin domain-containing protein, whose protein sequence is MKVFEAMSRLAEVSSDQWGLLTTAQAGELGVNTTTLVRLVEAGLLTQVRHGVYAVSAGEMTGHQDEKAVWLKLNPSQPGWRRPKLDRDGGVVSHRSAALLHGLGDLVVPRIEMTVPRRRRVRDTSVRLRRAELPEDDVTLVDGLPITTVLRTIVDLMADRVDASHLAQVIQEADRAGKVDLDELADRAAPYARRYGVTGRDGRALLEHLRSHIDAVRTTGLDKVRSLLAEQQRIAEALSEAMLNLDTSVHSK, encoded by the coding sequence ATGAAGGTGTTTGAGGCCATGTCCCGCCTGGCTGAGGTGAGCAGCGACCAGTGGGGGCTGCTCACCACCGCGCAGGCCGGTGAGCTCGGCGTGAACACCACGACGCTGGTGCGCCTGGTCGAAGCCGGGCTGCTGACGCAGGTGCGCCACGGCGTGTACGCGGTGTCCGCCGGCGAGATGACCGGCCACCAAGACGAGAAGGCGGTGTGGCTGAAGCTCAACCCGAGCCAGCCCGGCTGGCGGCGGCCGAAGCTCGATCGCGACGGTGGGGTCGTCTCGCATCGCTCGGCAGCGCTGCTGCACGGACTCGGCGATCTGGTCGTGCCACGCATCGAGATGACGGTGCCGCGCCGCCGCCGCGTCCGGGACACCTCCGTCCGGCTGCGGCGCGCTGAGCTGCCCGAAGACGACGTGACGCTCGTCGACGGACTGCCGATCACGACCGTGCTGCGCACGATCGTCGATCTGATGGCCGATCGCGTGGACGCCAGCCATCTCGCGCAGGTCATCCAGGAAGCCGACCGGGCGGGCAAGGTCGATCTCGATGAGCTCGCCGACCGCGCCGCGCCTTACGCACGGCGCTATGGGGTCACCGGCCGCGACGGGCGAGCGCTGCTCGAGCATCTGCGCAGCCACATCGATGCTGTTCGGACGACCGGACTCGACAAGGTGCGGAGCCTTCTCGCGGAACAACAGCGAATAGCAGAAGCGCTGAGCGAAGCAATGCTGAACCTGGACACAAGCGTGCACTCGAAATAG
- a CDS encoding nucleotidyl transferase AbiEii/AbiGii toxin family protein, translating to MTNPYRSPQALRAALHKRANAAASAEGVDTNEILRRFYLARLLARVFVDDPHGWLLKGGQALLVRYPDARHSRDIDLFYRPDEGRLDDAVKALRRAAGLELGDFLRFEHYDTTRETQGRIARRVRFQPYLGGKPVVMVSVDLVADLAPLGEPGVRQLNPPIDLDLGADTWPNVLLYPLPDHVADKICALYEQYGCTGSTRLKDLVDLVVIALRDPLDGRVARDALQAEANRRRDAGTLQALPVRFTVPDRKVWESGYQREAAGVPGLGEYRRLSEAVELVDRFVTPLLAAESPGRWDPVESHWIPQLE from the coding sequence GTGACAAACCCGTACCGCAGCCCGCAAGCGCTCCGTGCCGCGCTGCACAAACGCGCCAATGCCGCCGCTTCGGCCGAAGGCGTCGACACCAACGAGATTCTTCGCCGCTTCTACCTGGCCAGACTGCTTGCGCGGGTATTCGTCGATGATCCGCACGGGTGGTTGCTCAAGGGCGGGCAAGCGTTGCTGGTCCGCTACCCGGATGCTCGCCACTCGCGCGACATCGATCTCTTCTATCGACCGGATGAAGGACGTTTGGACGACGCGGTCAAGGCGTTGCGCCGGGCGGCGGGGCTCGAACTCGGAGACTTCTTGCGTTTCGAGCACTACGACACGACGCGGGAGACCCAAGGGCGGATCGCCCGTCGCGTGCGATTCCAGCCGTACTTGGGCGGCAAGCCCGTTGTGATGGTCAGCGTCGACCTCGTAGCTGACCTGGCTCCGTTGGGAGAACCCGGTGTCCGGCAGTTGAACCCGCCGATCGACCTCGATCTCGGTGCGGACACCTGGCCCAACGTTCTCCTATACCCGTTGCCGGACCATGTCGCGGACAAGATCTGCGCGTTGTACGAGCAGTACGGCTGCACCGGTTCGACCCGGCTCAAAGACCTGGTCGACCTCGTCGTCATCGCGTTGCGTGACCCGCTCGACGGGCGGGTGGCCCGGGATGCGCTGCAGGCTGAGGCGAACCGCCGGCGTGACGCGGGAACGTTGCAGGCGCTGCCGGTGCGGTTCACCGTGCCGGATCGGAAGGTCTGGGAGAGCGGATACCAACGCGAGGCGGCCGGTGTGCCTGGACTCGGCGAGTACCGGCGGTTGAGCGAAGCCGTCGAGCTGGTCGACCGTTTCGTGACGCCGTTGCTCGCCGCTGAATCGCCTGGACGCTGGGATCCGGTCGAGTCGCACTGGATTCCGCAGCTCGAATAG
- a CDS encoding trypsin-like serine protease, with protein sequence MVAAPRIARFAGLTAVALSAFATLSVGQASADVNPFVVGGEDAEIADHPFVVALTTPDGQQFCGGSLASPTKVVTAAHCTQGEQPANVNVLSGQTSLSGNEGTVSEVSDIWVHPDYTDATLGADVSVLTLSAPVQQPTIELAAADDPGYAPDTPATVLGWGTTSEGGQSSDHLQKATVPVRSDADCSAAYQEYKPDAMVCAGLPEGGVDACQGDSGGPIVADGRLIGVTSWGEGCARPGKPGIYGRVGAYNQELTEQINS encoded by the coding sequence ATGGTCGCTGCCCCACGCATCGCGCGGTTCGCGGGTCTCACCGCGGTCGCGCTGTCGGCTTTCGCCACGCTGTCGGTCGGTCAGGCTTCGGCCGACGTCAACCCGTTCGTCGTCGGCGGCGAGGACGCCGAGATCGCCGATCACCCGTTCGTCGTCGCGTTGACCACCCCGGACGGGCAGCAGTTCTGCGGCGGTTCGCTGGCGTCCCCTACGAAGGTCGTCACCGCCGCGCACTGCACCCAGGGCGAACAGCCCGCGAACGTCAACGTGCTCAGCGGCCAGACTTCGCTGAGCGGGAACGAGGGCACGGTCTCCGAGGTCAGCGACATCTGGGTGCACCCGGACTACACCGACGCCACGCTGGGCGCCGACGTCTCGGTGCTGACGTTGTCCGCGCCGGTCCAGCAGCCCACGATCGAACTCGCCGCGGCCGACGACCCCGGCTACGCGCCGGACACCCCGGCCACGGTCCTCGGCTGGGGCACCACCAGCGAGGGCGGCCAGAGCTCCGACCACCTGCAAAAGGCGACCGTGCCGGTGCGATCGGACGCGGACTGCTCCGCCGCGTACCAGGAGTACAAGCCGGACGCGATGGTCTGCGCCGGGCTGCCCGAGGGCGGCGTGGACGCCTGCCAGGGCGACTCCGGCGGCCCGATCGTCGCCGACGGCAGGCTGATCGGTGTCACGTCCTGGGGCGAAGGCTGCGCCCGGCCCGGCAAGCCCGGCATCTACGGCCGCGTCGGCGCCTACAACCAGGAGCTGACCGAGCAGATCAACTCCTGA
- a CDS encoding DUF397 domain-containing protein gives MPEHITNWRKSSRSVNTDKCVEVGRVLDGSAAVRDTKDRAAGHLTTSPSQWLSFITALKSGRYDN, from the coding sequence ATGCCCGAGCACATCACCAACTGGCGAAAGTCCAGCCGCAGTGTCAACACGGACAAGTGCGTCGAGGTCGGCCGTGTGCTCGACGGATCGGCGGCGGTCCGCGATACCAAAGATCGTGCCGCCGGACATCTCACCACGAGTCCATCGCAATGGTTATCGTTCATAACCGCCCTCAAGTCCGGCCGCTACGACAACTGA
- a CDS encoding helix-turn-helix transcriptional regulator has protein sequence MAGTTPKARALGAELRTARDAAGFSVRTLATALDISHATLSRWETGDRSPKPEMVAAYLAKVDAPAELRSELVELARNPDGPHWLSVGMPEQQRQLGALVDMESTATAMTTVAPNLVPGLLQTADYARAIMVAGNVTGSEIATRVAVRVGRREAIVRKNPVQMQAFIGEPVLMQTIGGAEVMADQLAKLLDFGQLPNVTIRVMPTRCEWHPGLEGPFLLMDFADQGPVVHLENRVSALFLHEPNDMQQYRDAAEAIAEASMSEADSRELIAKLKEEKE, from the coding sequence ATGGCTGGTACCACCCCGAAGGCGCGAGCACTCGGCGCAGAACTCCGAACCGCGCGCGATGCCGCGGGGTTCAGCGTCCGCACATTGGCCACCGCGCTGGACATCTCACACGCGACGCTGTCCCGCTGGGAGACGGGCGATCGCTCGCCGAAGCCCGAGATGGTCGCGGCTTACCTGGCGAAAGTCGACGCACCCGCCGAACTCCGCAGCGAGCTGGTAGAACTCGCACGCAACCCGGACGGCCCGCACTGGCTTTCCGTGGGGATGCCGGAGCAGCAACGGCAACTCGGCGCCCTGGTCGACATGGAGAGCACGGCAACCGCGATGACGACGGTAGCGCCGAATCTGGTTCCTGGATTGCTGCAGACCGCCGACTACGCACGAGCGATCATGGTCGCTGGCAACGTCACCGGATCGGAAATTGCGACCCGCGTCGCGGTCCGCGTGGGACGACGCGAAGCGATCGTCCGGAAGAACCCTGTGCAAATGCAGGCATTCATCGGCGAGCCGGTCCTCATGCAAACCATCGGTGGCGCCGAGGTGATGGCCGATCAGCTCGCGAAGCTGCTGGATTTCGGGCAGCTGCCGAACGTGACGATCCGGGTCATGCCGACTCGTTGTGAGTGGCATCCCGGCCTTGAGGGACCCTTCCTGCTCATGGACTTTGCGGACCAGGGTCCGGTGGTCCACCTCGAGAATCGGGTTTCCGCTCTCTTCCTGCACGAGCCGAACGACATGCAGCAGTACCGGGACGCGGCCGAGGCCATCGCGGAGGCGTCGATGAGCGAAGCGGATTCGCGCGAGCTCATCGCGAAGTTGAAGGAAGAGAAGGAGTGA
- a CDS encoding helix-turn-helix transcriptional regulator, producing MSNSPRARALAAEVRAARKGSGMSQGLVAEQLGWSIAKVSRIETAQRGLTAADLAAILAVLRIRGQRREYLLGLAEELDHPAWWEAMSGLSAHVRATIDAEQRASRIAELALAYVPGLLQIRAYSEAVLGGNAAESRNTDEAANVWQVRQGILHRAEPVAFEAFLDESVLRRPVGGPAVAARQLRHLAEQQAEHVSVRVLPTELGAHIGLNGAFTLIEFEHGMTSVLVQSQETGALLAEPEDDAPFRGSLAELDRVALDVADSRRLITTHAEHFEAQEEIATL from the coding sequence ATGTCGAACTCCCCCCGCGCGCGGGCGCTGGCTGCCGAGGTCCGGGCCGCGCGCAAAGGCAGCGGCATGTCGCAAGGGCTCGTGGCCGAACAGCTCGGGTGGAGCATCGCGAAGGTCAGCCGGATCGAAACCGCCCAGCGCGGCCTGACCGCAGCGGACCTCGCCGCGATCCTCGCGGTGCTGCGCATCCGCGGGCAGCGGCGCGAATACCTGCTGGGACTGGCCGAAGAACTGGACCACCCCGCTTGGTGGGAGGCGATGAGCGGGTTGTCCGCGCACGTGCGGGCCACCATCGACGCGGAACAGCGGGCCAGCCGCATCGCCGAACTCGCGCTGGCCTACGTGCCGGGGCTGCTGCAGATCCGCGCCTATTCGGAGGCGGTGCTCGGTGGAAACGCCGCGGAATCCCGCAACACCGACGAGGCGGCCAACGTCTGGCAGGTGCGCCAGGGCATTCTGCACCGCGCGGAGCCGGTCGCGTTCGAGGCGTTCCTGGACGAGTCGGTGCTGCGCAGACCCGTCGGCGGCCCCGCGGTCGCGGCCCGGCAGTTGCGGCACCTGGCCGAGCAGCAGGCCGAGCACGTCTCGGTGCGGGTGCTGCCCACCGAACTCGGCGCGCACATCGGGCTGAACGGCGCGTTCACGCTGATCGAGTTCGAGCACGGCATGACCAGCGTGCTGGTGCAGAGCCAGGAAACCGGTGCGCTGCTGGCCGAGCCGGAGGACGACGCCCCGTTCCGCGGCTCGCTCGCCGAGCTGGACCGGGTGGCGCTGGACGTGGCGGACTCGCGTCGGCTGATCACCACCCACGCCGAGCATTTCGAGGCGCAGGAGGAAATCGCGACACTCTGA